In Campylobacter showae CSUNSWCD, one genomic interval encodes:
- a CDS encoding YgaP family membrane protein, with product MQNVGILDKTIRLVIAAVWIYAFGFVCECWLWLVGLVPLLTAVYGYCPLYKFFGINTCKKCKNKERNTQC from the coding sequence ATGCAAAACGTCGGGATTTTAGATAAAACTATCCGCCTAGTAATCGCTGCGGTTTGGATATACGCATTTGGGTTCGTCTGCGAGTGCTGGCTGTGGCTGGTCGGTCTCGTGCCGCTACTGACGGCTGTTTACGGTTATTGTCCTCTTTATAAATTTTTTGGTATAAATACGTGTAAAAAATGCAAGAACAAAGAAAGGAATACGCAATGCTAA
- a CDS encoding diacylglycerol kinase produces the protein MKPKYNFFKNSKFAFEGLAAMLKNEAAFRTELCVIVPLAVVSLFLPVSAAQHALLIAVFGLVLICECLNTAIEAVVDLVSPGFHPLAKIAKDCASAAVCLSICTAAITWAWTILTLVFGE, from the coding sequence ATGAAACCCAAATACAACTTTTTTAAAAACTCCAAATTTGCATTCGAGGGGCTTGCTGCGATGCTAAAAAACGAGGCGGCATTTCGCACTGAGCTTTGCGTCATCGTCCCACTCGCGGTAGTTTCGCTGTTTTTACCCGTTTCTGCCGCACAGCATGCGCTACTGATCGCCGTTTTCGGACTCGTTTTGATCTGCGAGTGCCTAAATACCGCGATAGAAGCGGTAGTAGATCTCGTTTCGCCGGGCTTTCATCCGCTGGCTAAAATCGCCAAAGACTGCGCCTCCGCCGCCGTTTGCCTCTCTATCTGCACGGCTGCGATAACTTGGGCTTGGACGATTCTTACGCTTGTATTTGGCGAGTAA
- a CDS encoding subtype B tannase, with protein MKKRALVLNAAACLCAAISAQAADLKFDPNKFETRSIKAGEKEVKFRAYEGIVYVANPVNSRFQRLNFYVPARYFEDGKDEAGKFDASNAPIFLPNSIGGYMPGEPFTPALDKSGKPNAVLAALERGYVVAAPGARGRTPKDANGKFSGKAPAAIVDLKAAVRYLKFNDAAMAGDANKIISNGTSAGGAMSALLGVSADAPEFEPYLAALGAAKASDEIYAVSAYCPVTNLENADAAYEWMFGAQTKYEKMDFSALDAAEFNDRSGKPKTVSGELTAEQKELSAALKSAFPAYVNSLNLKDAKGRSLTLEPSGESSFKEYVKKTLADSYAAAKSRDKSLLKPEFFTLETQGCTLGYDFKFDDYVLSMSRAKAVPAFDGLKLENPENDFFGYADVAAKHFTEFSAKRGGGEIADAKIIKMVNAMSYLGNKNAAKFYRIRHGAADSDTALAVPLILALGLQNAGKTVDFAAPWGQGHGGDYDLDELFRWIDRVVK; from the coding sequence ATGAAAAAGAGGGCGCTTGTTTTGAACGCGGCGGCTTGCCTGTGTGCGGCGATTAGCGCGCAGGCGGCGGATCTGAAATTTGACCCAAACAAATTTGAAACTCGCTCTATAAAAGCGGGCGAAAAAGAGGTTAAATTTAGAGCCTACGAGGGTATAGTTTACGTGGCAAACCCAGTAAATAGCCGGTTTCAGAGGCTAAATTTTTACGTTCCGGCGCGGTATTTCGAGGACGGTAAAGACGAGGCGGGCAAATTTGACGCATCAAATGCGCCGATATTTTTGCCAAACTCCATCGGCGGGTATATGCCGGGCGAGCCTTTTACGCCAGCGCTTGATAAAAGCGGCAAGCCAAACGCGGTGCTAGCGGCGCTTGAGCGCGGTTACGTCGTCGCAGCTCCGGGAGCTAGAGGTAGGACGCCAAAGGACGCAAACGGCAAATTTAGCGGCAAAGCGCCCGCAGCCATCGTTGATCTAAAGGCCGCCGTGCGGTATCTAAAATTTAACGACGCGGCGATGGCAGGCGACGCAAACAAAATCATATCAAACGGTACGAGTGCGGGCGGAGCGATGTCGGCACTGCTCGGCGTCTCGGCGGACGCGCCCGAGTTTGAGCCGTATCTAGCAGCACTCGGAGCCGCAAAGGCTAGCGACGAGATCTACGCGGTCTCCGCCTACTGCCCGGTTACGAACCTGGAAAACGCCGACGCAGCATACGAGTGGATGTTCGGCGCGCAGACGAAATACGAAAAAATGGACTTTAGCGCGCTTGACGCGGCTGAGTTTAACGACCGAAGCGGCAAGCCAAAAACCGTCTCCGGCGAGCTAACCGCAGAGCAAAAAGAGCTCTCCGCCGCGCTAAAATCAGCCTTTCCCGCCTACGTAAATTCGCTAAATTTAAAGGACGCTAAAGGCCGCTCGCTCACGCTTGAGCCTAGCGGCGAGAGCAGCTTTAAAGAGTATGTCAAAAAGACGCTAGCAGACTCCTACGCCGCCGCAAAAAGCCGCGACAAAAGCCTGCTAAAGCCCGAGTTTTTCACGCTTGAGACGCAGGGCTGCACGCTCGGGTATGATTTTAAATTTGACGATTACGTCCTATCTATGTCGCGCGCTAAAGCCGTGCCGGCTTTTGACGGGCTGAAGTTAGAAAACCCTGAAAACGACTTTTTTGGCTATGCGGACGTGGCGGCAAAGCACTTTACCGAATTTAGCGCCAAACGCGGTGGAGGCGAGATCGCAGACGCTAAAATCATAAAAATGGTAAACGCGATGAGCTATCTAGGTAACAAAAACGCGGCCAAATTTTACCGCATCAGGCACGGCGCGGCGGACTCCGATACGGCTCTAGCCGTCCCGCTTATCTTGGCGCTAGGGCTACAAAATGCGGGCAAGACGGTTGATTTCGCTGCTCCTTGGGGTCAAGGTCACGGCGGCGACTACGATCTAGACGAGCTTTTTAGATGGATAGATCGCGTCGTAAAATAG
- a CDS encoding pyridoxamine 5'-phosphate oxidase family protein, which produces MDEKILKFIRKMHLLSLAVLDDGRPYCASCFYAFDEENLAFIVAGGEQSAHVRAFLAEPGVAGTVALDTKVVGKIEGVQFRALAAPATAQQSKIYFTRFPYALAMNPSLYALSLGWVKFTHNALGFGKKLIWQREQIE; this is translated from the coding sequence ATGGATGAAAAAATTTTAAAATTTATCCGCAAGATGCACCTGCTTAGCCTTGCTGTTTTAGATGATGGTAGGCCATACTGCGCGAGCTGTTTTTACGCCTTTGACGAGGAAAATTTGGCCTTTATCGTAGCTGGCGGCGAGCAGAGCGCTCACGTGAGGGCGTTTTTGGCTGAGCCTGGCGTTGCCGGCACCGTCGCGCTTGATACGAAGGTGGTGGGCAAGATAGAGGGCGTGCAGTTTCGCGCCCTAGCCGCTCCCGCGACCGCGCAGCAAAGCAAAATTTACTTCACGCGCTTTCCTTACGCTTTGGCGATGAACCCGAGCCTTTATGCTTTGAGCCTTGGCTGGGTTAAATTTACGCATAATGCGTTGGGGTTTGGGAAAAAACTCATATGGCAGAGAGAGCAAATTGAATAA
- a CDS encoding EI24 domain-containing protein: MFVDILRLSLKDLFTPKFIALSILPLVFSALIIAAIAMFGGRELYEALNAAVSGEAGALAEYPMVAKILSLGIAKWLIGAIFYAVGAYLVVMLSVFCALAVAGFLTPTIAREINRRHYRVEESQLANISLARQTALMGQILLKFILIALICVPILAVPALNFLALHPAFFYLYYSLLFIDVAPNALSRHKFELYLLDYGGYKFKAAALCFYLLCLVPIFGLFLQVFFVIYFSHFLFLRETSRLT; encoded by the coding sequence TTGTTCGTTGATATTTTACGCCTTTCGTTAAAGGACCTTTTCACGCCCAAATTTATCGCGCTCTCTATCTTGCCGCTAGTTTTTTCAGCGCTCATCATCGCAGCGATCGCGATGTTTGGCGGACGCGAGCTATACGAGGCGCTAAATGCCGCCGTATCGGGCGAGGCAGGCGCGCTAGCCGAGTATCCGATGGTGGCTAAAATCCTCAGCCTAGGCATCGCAAAATGGCTCATCGGCGCGATATTTTACGCCGTCGGCGCATATCTGGTCGTCATGCTTTCAGTTTTTTGCGCGCTCGCGGTTGCGGGCTTTCTAACTCCTACGATCGCCCGCGAGATAAACCGCAGACACTACCGCGTGGAGGAGTCGCAGCTGGCAAATATCAGCCTAGCTCGCCAAACGGCTCTTATGGGTCAAATTTTACTCAAATTTATCCTGATCGCGCTTATTTGCGTGCCGATTTTAGCCGTGCCTGCGCTAAATTTCCTCGCCCTGCATCCGGCGTTTTTTTACCTTTATTATTCGCTGCTTTTCATCGACGTCGCTCCAAACGCCCTCTCGCGGCACAAATTCGAGCTTTACTTGCTTGATTACGGCGGATACAAATTTAAAGCCGCCGCACTGTGCTTTTACCTGCTTTGTTTGGTGCCTATTTTCGGGCTTTTTTTGCAGGTTTTTTTCGTTATTTACTTTTCGCATTTTTTATTTTTACGCGAGACTTCGCGCTTGACGTAA
- a CDS encoding YgaP family membrane protein, translated as MLSKKTRIIRALIGLAIMIAGAVFSSWWGLVGLVPFIVGVTGFCPACYFLNRCSLKR; from the coding sequence ATGCTAAGTAAAAAAACTAGGATAATAAGAGCGCTGATCGGGCTAGCCATAATGATCGCTGGAGCGGTGTTTAGCAGCTGGTGGGGGCTAGTAGGGCTCGTGCCGTTTATCGTGGGCGTTACGGGATTTTGCCCCGCTTGCTACTTTTTAAACCGCTGTTCGCTAAAGCGCTAA
- the dut gene encoding dUTPase yields MNANEKITQMLNLQQSLNDDTNGIGWENGVNKNGKLISWKRCIYMECAELIDSFAWKHWKSINAPTNEENLRVEVVDIWHFLMSLMLEQYKLNNLGDIAKLSSDICASSGFEAFCREPFNVAEENIYEIINDVEMLINKCSGFEYTLFDLLKIYFTMSLKCGVNLSSLYECYIGKNVLNRFRQDHGYKEGAYKKVWNGKEDNAVMNEILARGLKSVDEIYAALEAEYKAVK; encoded by the coding sequence ATGAACGCGAATGAAAAAATCACCCAAATGCTAAATCTCCAGCAGAGCCTAAACGACGATACCAACGGCATCGGCTGGGAAAATGGCGTAAACAAAAACGGCAAACTCATCAGCTGGAAACGCTGCATATATATGGAGTGCGCCGAGCTCATAGATAGCTTTGCCTGGAAACACTGGAAAAGCATAAACGCACCGACGAATGAAGAAAATCTGCGCGTCGAGGTCGTGGATATCTGGCACTTTTTGATGAGTTTGATGCTCGAGCAGTACAAGCTAAATAATCTGGGCGATATCGCAAAGCTATCAAGCGATATCTGTGCTAGCAGCGGCTTTGAGGCGTTTTGCCGCGAGCCGTTTAACGTCGCTGAAGAGAATATCTATGAGATCATAAACGACGTCGAAATGCTCATAAATAAGTGCTCGGGCTTTGAGTATACACTCTTTGATCTGCTCAAAATTTACTTCACGATGAGCCTAAAATGCGGCGTAAATCTCAGCTCGCTTTACGAGTGCTACATCGGTAAAAACGTCCTAAACCGCTTCCGTCAAGACCATGGCTATAAAGAGGGTGCGTATAAAAAGGTCTGGAACGGCAAGGAAGATAACGCCGTGATGAACGAGATCCTCGCTCGCGGGCTAAAAAGCGTGGACGAGATATACGCCGCGCTCGAGGCCGAGTACAAGGCGGTAAAATAA
- a CDS encoding multidrug effflux MFS transporter, producing the protein MKFIPKTIPFAEFIALMALLTSLGAMSTDAMLPALMQIGLDLGVTQINQTQLVISSMFAGFAVGQIFYGPLSDFIGRRNAVLLALAIFTASSFISVVTSDFTALLASRFFQGLGAAGPRIIAMALIRDLYEGRAMARVMSFIAAVFIIVPALAPIIGGFIFKIYNWRSIFLMLTFMGLTCLAWFGLRQSETLPVQNRNKFSLNLIKSEAAQVVKNRRTAGYTIVLGLIFGMFLSYISTAQQIFEVSYKLGDEFPIYFAINALALGVASMINAKLVMIYGMRYLSLRAMGAFCVIAVAFLSVVLAYEGVPPLWTFMAFCMSSFFCVSILFGNLNAMAMEPMGKIAGMAAALIGSVSTFVSLPIGIAIGQLFEGTLLPMVASFALIGATAFALLYRTSKISDE; encoded by the coding sequence ATGAAATTTATCCCCAAAACCATACCTTTTGCTGAATTTATCGCGCTTATGGCGCTTCTAACCTCGCTTGGAGCTATGAGCACAGACGCGATGCTGCCAGCACTCATGCAGATCGGTCTGGATCTTGGCGTGACGCAGATAAACCAAACCCAGCTCGTCATCTCCTCGATGTTTGCGGGCTTTGCCGTCGGACAGATATTTTACGGGCCGCTTAGCGACTTTATCGGGCGACGAAACGCCGTACTGCTCGCGCTTGCGATATTTACGGCAAGCTCCTTTATTTCGGTCGTCACGAGCGATTTTACCGCGCTTTTAGCAAGCAGATTTTTCCAGGGGCTAGGCGCTGCGGGCCCTAGGATCATCGCGATGGCGCTTATTCGCGATCTTTACGAGGGGCGTGCGATGGCCCGCGTGATGAGCTTTATCGCAGCCGTTTTTATCATTGTGCCAGCACTCGCCCCGATTATCGGCGGCTTTATCTTTAAAATTTATAATTGGCGCAGCATATTTTTAATGCTCACTTTTATGGGACTTACGTGCCTAGCGTGGTTTGGGCTGCGTCAGAGCGAGACTCTGCCTGTGCAAAATCGTAATAAATTTAGCCTAAATTTGATAAAAAGCGAAGCCGCGCAGGTCGTGAAAAACAGGCGTACCGCAGGCTACACCATCGTTTTGGGGCTGATTTTTGGGATGTTTTTGAGCTATATCAGCACCGCTCAGCAGATTTTTGAGGTGAGTTACAAGCTAGGTGACGAGTTTCCTATATATTTTGCTATAAACGCTCTGGCCCTTGGCGTCGCGTCGATGATAAACGCAAAACTCGTGATGATCTACGGTATGCGCTATCTTAGCCTGCGAGCTATGGGGGCGTTTTGCGTCATAGCGGTCGCGTTTTTGTCAGTCGTCCTCGCGTATGAAGGAGTGCCGCCACTGTGGACTTTTATGGCGTTTTGTATGAGTAGCTTTTTTTGCGTGAGCATACTTTTTGGCAACCTAAACGCGATGGCGATGGAGCCCATGGGCAAGATCGCGGGCATGGCGGCTGCACTGATTGGCTCGGTTTCAACCTTTGTTTCGCTTCCTATCGGAATCGCGATCGGACAGCTATTTGAGGGTACGCTACTGCCTATGGTTGCGAGCTTTGCGCTTATCGGAGCGACGGCTTTTGCGCTGCTTTACAGGACTTCAAAGATTTCTGATGAGTAA
- the gdhA gene encoding NADP-specific glutamate dehydrogenase has product MSEYIEQTMEWIKKTNPGQGVFVQAATEVLNSLEPLIKRESKYQKHAILERIVIPERTVIFRVTYTGDDGRPKVNNGYRVQFNSAVGPYKGGLRLHPSVDLGVLKFLGFEQIFKNSLTGVNIGGAKGGSTFDPKGKSEGEIMRFCQAFMSELYRHIGNTVDVPAGDIGVGAREIGYMFGQYKKLTGRFDGILTGKGLNWGGSLARTEATGYGLVYFTQNMLKKAGLSLEGKKCSISGSGNVAIYTVEKLYQVGALPITVSDSNGYVYDAEGIDLAVLKELKEVKRTRLSEYIKFRPNAKYVSVSEYKEGRNGVWDVPCDGAFPCATQNELHLADIKVLYANGCRFVAEGANMPSTLDAINFMLAQKDFYFAPAKAANAGGVGTSGLEMMQNAGMTSWSFEEVDRRLHGIMNHIFELSYETSKEFGDEGNLVLGSNIAGFRKVADAMIDQGYV; this is encoded by the coding sequence ATGAGCGAGTACATCGAACAAACGATGGAGTGGATAAAGAAGACCAATCCGGGTCAAGGCGTCTTTGTCCAAGCTGCGACTGAGGTTTTAAACAGCCTAGAGCCGCTTATAAAAAGAGAGAGTAAGTACCAAAAACACGCAATCCTAGAGCGTATAGTTATCCCTGAGCGCACGGTGATCTTTCGCGTCACATACACAGGCGATGATGGCAGACCAAAGGTAAATAACGGCTACCGCGTGCAATTTAACTCAGCTGTTGGCCCATACAAAGGCGGTTTAAGGCTCCACCCAAGCGTCGATCTTGGCGTGCTAAAGTTTCTTGGTTTTGAGCAAATTTTCAAAAACTCGCTCACTGGCGTAAATATCGGCGGCGCAAAAGGTGGCAGCACCTTTGATCCAAAGGGCAAGAGCGAGGGCGAGATAATGCGCTTTTGCCAAGCATTTATGAGTGAGCTTTACCGCCACATCGGCAACACCGTGGATGTACCAGCAGGCGATATCGGCGTGGGCGCTAGAGAGATCGGCTATATGTTTGGTCAGTATAAAAAACTAACTGGCAGGTTTGATGGCATCCTAACAGGCAAGGGACTAAACTGGGGTGGCAGCCTAGCGCGCACAGAGGCTACTGGATACGGACTCGTATATTTCACTCAAAATATGCTAAAAAAAGCAGGCCTATCGCTTGAGGGCAAAAAATGCAGCATTAGCGGTAGCGGAAATGTCGCCATCTACACAGTCGAAAAGCTCTATCAAGTAGGCGCACTGCCTATCACGGTTTCTGACTCAAACGGATATGTCTATGATGCTGAGGGTATCGATCTAGCAGTGCTTAAAGAGTTAAAAGAAGTGAAGCGCACTCGCCTTAGCGAATACATCAAATTTAGACCAAATGCAAAATATGTAAGCGTGAGCGAATATAAAGAGGGCAGAAACGGCGTCTGGGATGTGCCATGCGACGGTGCATTCCCGTGTGCGACACAAAACGAGCTTCACCTAGCCGACATAAAAGTGCTTTACGCAAATGGCTGCCGCTTCGTGGCTGAGGGCGCGAATATGCCAAGCACGCTTGATGCGATAAATTTCATGCTTGCACAAAAAGACTTTTACTTTGCTCCAGCAAAAGCAGCAAACGCTGGCGGAGTGGGAACAAGCGGTCTTGAGATGATGCAAAATGCTGGTATGACTTCGTGGAGCTTTGAGGAGGTTGATCGCAGACTGCATGGCATTATGAACCACATTTTTGAGCTAAGCTATGAAACAAGTAAAGAATTTGGCGATGAAGGCAACCTAGTGCTTGGCTCAAATATCGCTGGCTTTAGAAAAGTAGCTGACGCGATGATAGATCAGGGGTATGTGTAA
- a CDS encoding FecCD family ABC transporter permease yields the protein MKNISFKFTLILLAVLTVVCGVIALGVGRFYVAPGDVLSVIGSFFGVPTDAAANIQNVVENIRIPRIIAAILVGAALSISGAAYQGVFRNQLVSPDLLGVSAGACVGAALAIMFDLSLFWVQALAFVCGLAAVGMTLSIPRLMGRSSTLMLVLSGIIVSGLMASVIGFLKYVADPETKLPDIVYWQLGSLAKIDADNLKFIAPVMIACAVLLVAMSWRINLLSLGDESAARLGVNVTLERGVIIVCATLLTACSVCVSGIVAWVGLLMPHLARMLVGANNARSLPASIFMGAIFLLFVDTLARTISVSEVPLGVLTGFIGTIFFVWVLWRNKKVA from the coding sequence ATGAAAAATATTAGTTTTAAATTTACGCTGATTTTGCTGGCCGTGCTGACCGTAGTTTGCGGCGTGATCGCGCTTGGCGTCGGCAGGTTTTATGTGGCTCCCGGCGACGTGCTTAGCGTGATCGGCAGCTTTTTTGGAGTGCCGACGGACGCCGCGGCAAATATCCAAAACGTCGTCGAAAACATCCGCATACCGCGCATCATCGCGGCTATCCTCGTCGGAGCCGCGCTTAGCATCAGCGGAGCGGCGTATCAGGGCGTCTTTCGCAACCAGTTAGTTAGCCCCGATCTGCTTGGCGTTTCAGCCGGAGCTTGCGTAGGAGCCGCGCTTGCGATCATGTTTGATTTATCGCTTTTTTGGGTGCAGGCGTTAGCCTTTGTCTGCGGGCTTGCGGCCGTGGGTATGACGCTATCCATACCGCGTCTGATGGGGCGATCTAGCACGCTGATGTTAGTTCTTTCAGGTATCATCGTTAGCGGCCTCATGGCCTCGGTGATCGGCTTTTTAAAATACGTCGCCGACCCAGAGACCAAGCTACCCGACATCGTCTACTGGCAGCTAGGCAGCCTAGCCAAGATCGACGCGGATAATCTCAAATTTATAGCGCCCGTGATGATAGCCTGCGCGGTGCTTTTGGTGGCTATGAGCTGGAGGATAAACCTGCTATCTCTAGGCGACGAGAGCGCGGCGAGGCTGGGCGTAAACGTGACGCTCGAGCGCGGCGTCATCATTGTCTGCGCTACGCTGCTAACGGCATGCAGCGTCTGCGTGAGCGGTATCGTGGCGTGGGTCGGGCTACTGATGCCGCACCTCGCGCGTATGCTAGTTGGCGCGAACAACGCTCGCAGCCTGCCTGCGAGTATATTTATGGGCGCGATATTTTTGCTATTTGTAGACACCCTAGCGCGTACGATCAGCGTGAGCGAGGTGCCTCTGGGCGTACTTACGGGCTTTATCGGCACGATATTTTTCGTCTGGGTGCTCTGGCGAAATAAAAAGGTCGCGTGA
- a CDS encoding phosphoethanolamine transferase, protein MKLRISWFKFTLLNAVFIAALNFALFKFAYSKLSFDADAPMAASLPIIYFSLLCALFSLVFLPYLAKPVSIAAIAITCGSSYFMQSYGIIIDSEMIRNVAQTDAGEVLSFLNPKLICYMLFLGVLPCLLVAFTRIEYGGVKRHLKVKFVAFVGFLALAAALFLPQTKSIIPFFRENSFIRAYNLPFYPIYAAQKYIKIEFFKPEFKQIGTDATMRPSRERRLMVLIVGETARAKNYSLGGYAKNDTNFYTKNEPNLVYFGDARSCGTATAVSLPCLFSKSTRKEYSSKEFSENALDILKRVGVKVVWLGNNSGKCKGVCDRLDAGDVEYFDAGYDTNMLLSLKKRLENLAQNEIIVLHLQGSHGPAYYARYPSEFRKFTPTCDTSELSSCDSDSIVNTYDNTLLFTDFFVGEVIKAVKDVGGDKSAVWYFSDHGESLGENGIYLHGMPYAIAPETQKHIPMMAYASDEATLARLRAQKDEAVSHDNVFSSLLGFFGVETKEYDKKLDMFN, encoded by the coding sequence ATGAAGCTACGTATTTCTTGGTTTAAATTTACGCTTTTAAACGCAGTTTTTATCGCCGCGCTAAATTTCGCATTATTTAAATTCGCCTACTCAAAGCTTAGTTTTGACGCGGACGCGCCGATGGCCGCGAGTCTGCCGATCATCTATTTTTCGCTACTTTGCGCGCTATTTTCGCTCGTTTTTTTGCCTTATCTTGCTAAGCCCGTTAGCATCGCTGCGATTGCCATTACGTGTGGCAGCAGCTACTTCATGCAAAGCTACGGTATCATAATCGATAGCGAAATGATAAGAAACGTCGCGCAAACGGACGCGGGCGAGGTGTTAAGCTTTTTAAATCCAAAACTCATTTGCTACATGCTATTTTTGGGCGTTTTGCCCTGCCTTTTGGTCGCGTTTACAAGGATCGAGTACGGCGGCGTAAAGCGGCATCTAAAGGTCAAATTTGTGGCATTTGTGGGCTTTTTAGCGCTCGCGGCGGCTCTATTTTTGCCACAAACCAAATCCATAATCCCGTTTTTTCGCGAAAACAGCTTCATTAGAGCCTACAACCTGCCGTTTTATCCGATTTACGCGGCGCAAAAATATATAAAAATCGAGTTTTTCAAGCCCGAATTTAAACAAATCGGCACGGACGCGACGATGAGGCCAAGCCGCGAGCGACGGCTGATGGTGCTGATCGTCGGTGAAACGGCCCGCGCGAAAAACTATTCGCTCGGCGGATACGCCAAAAACGATACGAATTTTTACACGAAAAATGAGCCAAATTTGGTCTATTTCGGCGACGCTCGCTCGTGCGGAACTGCGACAGCTGTTTCGCTGCCGTGCCTGTTTTCAAAGTCCACGAGAAAAGAATACAGCAGTAAAGAATTTAGCGAAAACGCGCTTGATATCTTAAAACGAGTCGGCGTCAAGGTCGTGTGGCTAGGCAACAACTCGGGCAAGTGCAAGGGCGTTTGCGACCGTTTGGACGCGGGCGACGTCGAGTATTTTGACGCGGGATACGATACGAATATGCTACTTTCCCTCAAAAAACGCCTCGAAAATCTCGCGCAAAACGAGATCATCGTCCTGCACCTGCAAGGCTCGCACGGACCGGCCTACTACGCGCGCTATCCGAGCGAATTTCGCAAATTTACCCCGACTTGCGACACGAGCGAGCTTAGCTCCTGCGATAGCGATAGTATCGTAAACACATACGACAACACGCTGCTTTTTACCGATTTTTTTGTTGGCGAGGTCATCAAGGCAGTTAAGGACGTGGGCGGCGATAAGAGCGCTGTTTGGTACTTTTCAGATCACGGCGAGAGCCTAGGTGAAAACGGCATCTATCTGCACGGCATGCCCTACGCCATCGCGCCCGAGACGCAAAAGCACATCCCGATGATGGCGTACGCAAGCGACGAAGCGACGCTAGCTCGCCTGCGCGCGCAAAAAGACGAAGCCGTCTCGCACGATAATGTTTTTAGCTCGTTGCTTGGGTTTTTTGGGGTGGAAACAAAAGAATATGACAAAAAACTCGACATGTTTAATTAA
- a CDS encoding ABC transporter ATP-binding protein yields MLEVKNLNFAYPNGAGRLENVNLRVGKGEILTILGRNGAGKSTMLSLISGTQTPHSGEVWLSGKNSAELSNKERAKIMAYVAQSEICEYDYTGLEFITMGRAAHLGIFARPSEEDTAIAKEFIAKLEITHLEDKFITQMSGGQKQMCSIARAMAAKPEIIVFDEPTSALDFGNQYKFLRTVKQLKEQGYTIVLTTHNPDFAVLLGGYVALVKGGGEVAFGSVDEIIESEHLSKLYGLNLSVEYIEQVTRKCCLTHPL; encoded by the coding sequence ATGTTAGAAGTAAAAAATCTAAATTTCGCCTATCCAAACGGCGCTGGTAGGCTAGAAAACGTAAATTTACGCGTCGGCAAAGGCGAAATCCTAACCATACTAGGGCGAAACGGCGCGGGCAAATCAACCATGCTAAGCCTAATCAGCGGCACGCAAACGCCGCACTCGGGCGAAGTTTGGCTCAGCGGCAAAAACAGCGCCGAGCTTAGCAACAAAGAGCGCGCTAAAATCATGGCCTACGTCGCCCAAAGCGAGATCTGCGAGTACGACTACACGGGCCTTGAGTTTATCACGATGGGACGAGCGGCGCATCTGGGTATCTTTGCGCGGCCTAGTGAGGAGGACACGGCTATCGCGAAGGAATTTATCGCAAAGCTTGAGATCACGCACCTCGAGGATAAATTTATCACTCAGATGAGTGGTGGGCAAAAGCAGATGTGCTCGATCGCACGCGCTATGGCTGCAAAGCCCGAGATCATCGTGTTTGACGAGCCTACCTCGGCGCTGGACTTTGGCAATCAGTATAAATTCCTGCGCACAGTTAAGCAGCTAAAAGAGCAAGGCTACACCATCGTGCTAACCACGCATAATCCGGATTTCGCCGTGCTTTTAGGCGGATATGTGGCACTGGTTAAGGGTGGGGGCGAGGTGGCTTTTGGCAGCGTGGACGAGATCATCGAGAGCGAACACCTTAGTAAGCTTTACGGGCTAAATTTGAGCGTGGAGTACATCGAGCAAGTAACTAGAAAGTGCTGCCTGACGCATCCGCTGTGA